In Rubripirellula amarantea, a single genomic region encodes these proteins:
- a CDS encoding 50S ribosomal protein bL37, with amino-acid sequence MAKPHHKLKKANHGRRPASAKARKAKRRKVKT; translated from the coding sequence ATGGCGAAGCCACACCATAAACTTAAAAAAGCCAACCACGGCCGACGTCCGGCAAGCGCCAAGGCGCGTAAGGCCAAGCGTCGAAAGGTGAAGACCTAA
- a CDS encoding sigma-70 family RNA polymerase sigma factor: protein MPAATSLKRVPAKKSRASAQTTPSKTPARIPAWVRCSELEVANHDVDQQCRDYRDADNETLRAATKLWLKRELAFITNTRFSDPGMGAEVFAGTLGLSPRKTELGMATLRKSGIDLPIHLSRLCEAPLLKPEQEVMLFQRMNFLMHQASVHRSLLNPERPSRVRLELIERLVALAEWHRDRIVEANLRLVFSIVKKFVNPNNTFDDLLSDGIIGLMRAVEKFDFGRGFRFSTYATQVVRRNSYRTVVENQEDRQKVLGGLQDMEIEISDEKRSSAISEKRWHELRARMAVMLNDLDRREKLIIRARFSLGSHRKVHTLQSLADRLGISKERVRQLERRAMEKLRQMAGDIELPDLPVDAA from the coding sequence ATGCCAGCCGCCACCTCACTCAAGCGAGTGCCTGCGAAAAAGTCGCGTGCCAGTGCTCAAACCACGCCTTCGAAGACGCCCGCTCGGATCCCGGCCTGGGTTCGCTGCTCCGAGTTAGAAGTCGCTAACCACGACGTTGATCAGCAGTGTCGAGACTACCGGGATGCCGATAACGAAACCCTGCGGGCTGCCACCAAACTTTGGCTCAAACGAGAATTGGCATTCATTACCAATACGCGGTTCTCGGATCCTGGGATGGGAGCCGAGGTGTTTGCTGGAACGCTTGGTCTATCGCCGCGAAAGACCGAATTGGGCATGGCGACGTTGCGTAAAAGCGGGATTGATCTACCCATTCACCTCAGTCGTCTCTGCGAGGCTCCGTTGCTGAAGCCTGAGCAAGAAGTGATGTTGTTCCAGCGAATGAACTTTCTGATGCACCAAGCGTCCGTGCACCGCAGTTTGCTCAACCCTGAACGTCCTTCGCGAGTTCGCTTGGAACTGATCGAACGTCTGGTGGCACTGGCGGAATGGCACCGTGATCGCATTGTCGAAGCGAATTTGCGGTTAGTGTTCTCGATCGTCAAGAAGTTTGTGAACCCCAACAATACCTTCGACGATCTTCTTAGCGATGGCATCATCGGATTGATGCGAGCAGTCGAAAAGTTCGACTTCGGGCGAGGTTTCCGTTTCAGCACTTACGCAACCCAGGTCGTTCGCCGAAATTCGTATCGCACTGTTGTGGAAAATCAAGAAGACCGACAAAAGGTGCTTGGTGGTCTGCAGGATATGGAGATCGAGATCAGCGACGAGAAGCGTTCCAGCGCGATCAGCGAAAAACGCTGGCATGAGCTAAGGGCACGCATGGCTGTGATGCTTAACGACTTGGATCGAAGAGAAAAGCTAATCATCCGTGCTCGATTTTCCCTGGGATCGCATCGAAAAGTCCACACGCTTCAATCGCTGGCTGATCGACTAGGAATTTCGAAAGAACGAGTTCGTCAATTGGAGCGCCGGGCGATGGAAAAGCTGCGTCAAATGGCCGGCGATATCGAATTGCCGGATTTGCCCGTCGACGCAGCTTAA
- a CDS encoding HDOD domain-containing protein, which produces MTTITKIQLEDVFRSEVLPALPSSAISLLQMSQNSQCGPNDFAKPIEADPGLMGQVLKFVNSSYFGFSREIVSVNQALTLVGTRAVTNFALWNAVFSVIPNPKFGPFDLKALWQDSLRRAIFARKLGRALSVSNSEDLFAGALLQDMAIPLLLKELPAEYEGLVQRRASEGRRLSGLEKEMFGWDHAEAAAMLAERWNLPEDFVALIKMHTHLDDLLEADCKSLNEKQIGAACVALASLLPSCNDLEWDEQAEFQSGYERLSGKSSETLAELFDEVDESNADFAPLMKLPAAKKSLREFV; this is translated from the coding sequence ATGACGACCATTACAAAAATCCAACTTGAAGACGTCTTTCGCAGTGAAGTCCTGCCGGCATTGCCCAGCAGTGCCATCAGCCTCTTGCAGATGTCTCAGAATTCACAGTGCGGTCCCAACGATTTTGCTAAGCCGATCGAGGCGGACCCCGGCTTGATGGGGCAAGTGTTGAAGTTCGTCAATTCGTCTTACTTCGGGTTCAGCCGTGAAATCGTCAGCGTGAACCAAGCGTTGACCTTGGTGGGAACGCGAGCGGTTACCAACTTTGCACTTTGGAACGCCGTCTTCAGCGTTATCCCGAATCCAAAGTTCGGTCCCTTCGATTTGAAGGCTCTGTGGCAAGACTCACTTCGCCGCGCCATCTTCGCTCGAAAATTAGGCCGAGCGCTTTCGGTTTCTAACTCAGAAGATTTGTTCGCCGGAGCATTGTTGCAGGACATGGCGATTCCCTTGTTGCTTAAGGAACTGCCTGCCGAATACGAAGGGTTGGTTCAACGTCGTGCCAGCGAAGGTCGTCGCTTGAGCGGACTTGAAAAAGAGATGTTCGGTTGGGATCACGCGGAAGCAGCCGCGATGTTGGCCGAGCGATGGAACCTTCCCGAGGACTTTGTCGCGTTGATCAAGATGCACACGCACTTGGACGACTTGCTCGAAGCGGACTGCAAGTCACTTAACGAAAAGCAAATCGGAGCTGCCTGTGTTGCGCTCGCTTCGCTGCTACCGTCGTGCAACGATCTTGAATGGGACGAACAAGCCGAGTTTCAATCTGGCTACGAACGACTCAGCGGCAAGTCCAGTGAAACGTTGGCCGAGCTGTTCGATGAAGTCGACGAATCCAATGCTGACTTCGCACCTCTGATGAAGTTGCCTGCCGCCAAGAAATCTCTTCGAGAATTTGTCTAA
- a CDS encoding 3-hydroxyacyl-ACP dehydratase FabZ family protein: MKSKFIIDPSLLDLDNPIADIEAIRKLNPQRFEMEQLTAILYEDLETNCCAALKEITDQEFWVRGHMPGMPLMPGVVMLECVAQLSSYFTQKNDLLGAEIVGFGGVDDVRFRGVVMPGDKLILMVKLVKARRNRMIVASFQGVVGDLIVVEGTLKGIPIPVEAIENAMAEKLSS, translated from the coding sequence GTGAAGAGTAAATTCATCATCGACCCCTCGCTGCTTGACCTCGATAATCCCATTGCGGACATCGAGGCGATTCGCAAATTGAATCCGCAGCGATTTGAAATGGAACAGCTCACCGCGATCCTTTACGAGGATCTCGAGACGAACTGCTGCGCCGCCCTTAAAGAAATTACGGACCAAGAGTTTTGGGTCCGTGGCCACATGCCCGGAATGCCGTTGATGCCCGGCGTGGTCATGTTGGAATGTGTGGCTCAGCTTTCGAGCTACTTCACCCAAAAGAACGATCTGCTTGGCGCCGAGATTGTCGGTTTTGGCGGAGTCGACGATGTGCGGTTTCGCGGCGTCGTAATGCCTGGCGATAAATTGATCCTGATGGTCAAGCTGGTTAAGGCTCGCCGAAATCGAATGATCGTCGCTTCCTTCCAAGGAGTCGTGGGTGATTTGATTGTCGTTGAGGGAACTTTGAAGGGGATCCCGATCCCGGTCGAAGCAATCGAAAACGCGATGGCTGAGAAGCTTTCTTCCTAG
- a CDS encoding helix-turn-helix domain-containing protein yields MAARQPQYSPKQVAEALGASESSLKRWCDRGAIATIRTVGGHRRITLDGLRDFLETSGRELLAPQVLGLPKLGVGRSSEISGSDDPDQRAFRKAIVNGDEEACRKVLQHRLDQGMLRSEAAEFFIADAMHEVGAAWQCNSVDVYQERRGCEICIRLISELRAGLPPLRDDAPIAIGGTPTGDIYQLPTALVELALREVGWNAVNLGCNLPWDSFVQASHDYQPEMMWLSVSHIDDAPSFVIEQNRLADSLGENVTMLIGGQALTDQIRPRLRYTAFCDSIGHLTELAAMMRLK; encoded by the coding sequence ATGGCAGCCCGCCAACCCCAGTATTCACCCAAGCAAGTCGCTGAAGCCTTAGGCGCCAGCGAATCGTCGCTGAAACGTTGGTGTGATCGGGGCGCCATCGCCACCATCCGCACGGTGGGCGGACACCGGCGAATCACGTTGGACGGGCTAAGAGATTTTTTGGAAACGTCAGGTCGTGAATTGTTAGCCCCTCAAGTTCTAGGACTCCCCAAGCTGGGAGTCGGACGGTCGAGTGAAATTTCCGGCAGCGACGACCCGGACCAGCGGGCATTCCGCAAGGCCATCGTTAACGGCGACGAGGAGGCTTGCCGGAAGGTCCTGCAGCATCGTTTGGATCAGGGGATGCTAAGGAGCGAAGCGGCAGAGTTCTTTATCGCCGACGCGATGCATGAAGTGGGGGCCGCGTGGCAATGCAATTCGGTAGACGTCTATCAAGAGAGACGAGGCTGCGAAATCTGCATTCGGTTGATTAGTGAATTGCGTGCCGGTTTGCCTCCCCTTCGCGACGATGCACCGATCGCGATTGGCGGTACACCCACTGGTGATATCTACCAGCTACCGACGGCGCTAGTGGAGTTGGCACTTCGAGAAGTGGGCTGGAATGCCGTCAATCTCGGCTGCAATTTGCCTTGGGATAGCTTTGTCCAAGCCTCCCATGACTATCAACCTGAAATGATGTGGTTGAGCGTGTCGCATATTGACGACGCACCATCATTTGTAATCGAGCAGAATCGGCTGGCTGATTCCTTGGGGGAAAACGTAACGATGTTGATTGGCGGCCAAGCTCTTACCGACCAAATTCGACCTCGTTTACGCTACACCGCGTTTTGCGACAGCATTGGTCATCTCACCGAACTTGCCGCCATGATGAGGCTAAAATAG
- a CDS encoding SDR family NAD(P)-dependent oxidoreductase, which yields MHWKPKNSIAIVTGASSGIGSSLSQLLCQAGCHVVAVARRAERLEELAGTVPNGSLSTVVGDITQPETRSRVLDVATTQGDGRLDLLINNAGIGAIGPFSDASPERLRQIMEVNFFAPVELTRICIPALRLGRSPVICNISSVLGHRAVPNKSEYCASKFAIHGFSDSLRAELACDGIQVTLVSPSTTRSEFFDSLIDTASDSSSKSLGSWSPQKVARSTIAAIRWRRSEVVLSLGGKALVYADRLSPPLLNAILAKSKA from the coding sequence ATGCACTGGAAACCGAAAAACTCGATTGCGATTGTGACGGGTGCGAGCAGTGGAATTGGGTCCTCGCTTAGCCAATTGCTGTGCCAGGCTGGTTGTCACGTGGTCGCGGTTGCTCGTCGGGCCGAACGATTAGAAGAGCTTGCGGGTACCGTTCCCAATGGATCGCTGTCCACCGTTGTAGGTGACATCACCCAACCGGAAACGCGATCACGCGTTTTAGACGTGGCGACAACCCAAGGCGACGGCCGACTTGACTTGCTGATCAATAACGCGGGCATCGGAGCGATCGGACCGTTCTCGGACGCTTCCCCGGAACGACTGCGGCAAATCATGGAAGTGAACTTTTTCGCTCCCGTTGAACTGACCCGCATTTGCATCCCAGCTTTGCGACTCGGGCGTTCACCGGTGATCTGCAACATCAGCAGCGTACTAGGTCACCGAGCAGTTCCGAACAAAAGCGAATACTGCGCCAGTAAGTTTGCCATTCACGGGTTCAGCGATTCGCTTCGTGCCGAACTAGCGTGCGACGGAATTCAGGTCACCTTGGTGAGCCCTAGCACGACCCGCAGCGAATTTTTTGACTCGCTCATCGACACCGCTTCCGACAGCTCATCTAAAAGCCTGGGAAGCTGGTCTCCCCAAAAAGTGGCCCGCTCAACGATTGCTGCAATCCGCTGGCGGCGCAGCGAGGTTGTGTTGAGCCTTGGTGGGAAGGCACTTGTCTATGCCGATCGACTTTCGCCACCACTCTTGAATGCGATTCTCGCAAAGTCCAAAGCATAA